In Vitis vinifera cultivar Pinot Noir 40024 chromosome 17, ASM3070453v1, one genomic interval encodes:
- the LOC100266210 gene encoding H/ACA ribonucleoprotein complex subunit 2-like protein: protein MGSDSEAERSAHKEKEKKKLSALAPIAKPLAGKKLCKRTLKLIRRAAEHKCLKRGVKEVVKGIRRGDKGFCVIAGNITPIDVITHVPILCEEADIPYVYVPSKEDLANAGSTKRPTCCVLVLTKPTKGELGQEEQEKLKAEYTQVVSDVSGLTSTLF from the exons ATGGGAAGCGACAGCGAAGCAGAGAGGTCAGCGCacaaggagaaggagaagaagaagttgTCGGCTTTGGCTCCAATTGCCAAACCCCTCGCTGGCAAAAAGCTTTGCAAGCGTACCCTCAAGCTCATCCGTAGAG CTGCTGAGCACAAATGCTTGAAGAGAGGAGTGAAGGAGGTGGTTAAAGGTATCAGAAGGGGGGACAAGGG ATTTTGTGTTATAGCGGGGAATATCACTCCTATTGATGTCATTACTCATGTTCCTATATTATGTGAAGAGGCTGACATACCCTATGTGTATGTTCCCTCAAAAGAA GATCTTGCAAATGCAGGCTCCACTAAGAGGCCAACATGTTGTGTTCTTGTGCTAACCAAGCCCACCAAGGGAGAACTTGGCCAGGAGGaacaagaaaaattaaaggcaGAGTACACCCAGGTTGTATCTGATGTATCTGGGCTGACTTCCACCCTTTTCTGA